In the genome of Candidatus Zixiibacteriota bacterium, one region contains:
- the rho gene encoding transcription termination factor Rho, translating to MELKELKAKTIADLLKIAEELDIPGVSGLRKSELIYKIMESTSAIDSIILAEGVLETLDEGYGFLRSPSHNYLPGPDDIYVSPSQIKRFDLRTGDIVSGQVRPPKDNERYFALLKIEVVNFENPELAKQKTLFDNLTPLYPEEPFLLEMGPDEVTTRIIDLMCPIGKGQRALITSPPKAGKTIILQKIAQAITTNHPEVKLIVLLIDERPEEVTDMKRSVRGEVVSSTFDEPAERHVQVAHMVLEKAKRLTEYGHDVVILLDSVTRLARAHNAVVPHSGKILSGGVDSNALHKPKRFFGAARNIEEGGSLSIVATALIETGSRMDEVIFEEFKGTGNMELVLDRRLSDRRIFPAMDINRSSTRKEELLQEQDILTKIWILRKFLAEMNPIEAMEFLLDRLKKTKNNKRFLASMKD from the coding sequence ATGGAATTGAAAGAGCTTAAAGCAAAAACGATCGCCGACCTTCTCAAGATCGCCGAAGAACTCGACATCCCCGGCGTCTCCGGTCTTCGCAAGTCGGAATTGATCTACAAAATCATGGAGTCGACTTCCGCCATCGACAGCATAATCCTGGCCGAGGGAGTCCTTGAAACGCTCGACGAAGGCTATGGCTTCCTTCGTTCACCATCTCATAACTATCTCCCCGGACCCGACGACATCTATGTGTCGCCGTCGCAGATCAAACGGTTTGATTTACGCACCGGCGACATCGTCTCCGGTCAGGTGAGACCGCCAAAAGACAACGAACGTTATTTTGCCCTGCTCAAGATCGAAGTAGTCAACTTCGAGAACCCGGAATTGGCTAAACAGAAAACGTTGTTTGACAATCTTACTCCGCTCTATCCAGAAGAACCTTTTTTACTGGAAATGGGACCGGATGAAGTCACGACTCGAATCATCGACCTCATGTGTCCCATAGGCAAGGGTCAACGTGCACTCATAACATCTCCACCTAAGGCCGGTAAGACAATCATCCTTCAGAAAATAGCTCAGGCCATTACGACCAACCATCCCGAGGTTAAGCTGATCGTGCTACTGATTGATGAGCGCCCTGAAGAAGTGACTGATATGAAACGATCAGTCAGAGGTGAAGTAGTTTCTTCAACCTTCGACGAACCCGCCGAACGCCATGTCCAGGTAGCGCACATGGTGCTGGAAAAAGCCAAGCGGTTGACCGAATATGGTCATGATGTGGTTATTTTGCTCGATTCCGTTACTCGCCTGGCTCGCGCCCACAACGCCGTCGTCCCGCACTCGGGAAAAATCCTTTCTGGTGGTGTTGATTCCAACGCCCTGCACAAACCCAAGAGATTCTTTGGTGCGGCCAGAAATATCGAAGAGGGAGGCTCCCTCTCTATCGTAGCCACCGCTCTCATTGAGACCGGCTCCCGCATGGACGAGGTTATTTTTGAAGAGTTTAAGGGCACTGGCAACATGGAGTTGGTTCTTGACCGACGTCTCTCCGACCGAAGGATTTTCCCCGCCATGGACATCAACCGTTCATCGACTCGTAAAGAAGAACTACTACAGGAACAGGATATCCTCACCAAGATATGGATTCTGCGTAAGTTCCTGGCCGAGATGAATCCCATCGAGGCCATGGAGTTCCTTCTGGATCGACTCAAAAAGACAAAGAACAACAAACGCTTCCTGGCCTCTATGAAGGACTAA
- a CDS encoding TldD/PmbA family protein — translation MIGKGKLFKRLENVLARSGADQTEIVYIGHESGLTRYANSYIHQNVFENNSTIFFRTVLGKRVGVASTNSLVTADLRKTMADSIEIARQQPENSHFPGLPGPAKYKSVDTFDDLTARFTPRDRAMAVKKIIAEAKRKRFTMAGACASESGEIAIINSLGVRAYQPLSAASVNMIAMSDTSSGYASATSRHVAELDFVGLAKRAVDKCDLSQNPIQVEPGDWEVILEPAAVAEMLEWLNYVSFGSKPFEQKMSFLSGKIGRKLTSEMVSIYDHGLDTKSIAFPFDFEGMPKKKVMILDKGVAKGVVHDRASALKAKTKSTGHAITPDENDEGAFGFNLFMAPGKAKANKMVSQVKKGILVTRFHYLNGLIDPRNSVLTGMTRDGTFLVEDGEIKSGIKNLRFTDSFLRAFKTTKAISRERERIASWWSAVGCTTVPTVHLGSFRFSGKTEH, via the coding sequence ATGATCGGCAAAGGGAAACTATTCAAACGGCTGGAAAACGTCCTGGCTCGTTCGGGAGCCGACCAGACTGAAATTGTCTACATTGGTCATGAATCTGGCCTGACACGATATGCCAACTCGTACATTCATCAGAATGTGTTTGAGAACAATAGTACTATCTTTTTCCGGACAGTGCTTGGTAAGCGAGTGGGGGTTGCTTCGACCAACTCACTGGTTACAGCCGATCTGAGAAAGACAATGGCCGACTCGATTGAGATAGCTCGCCAACAACCGGAAAATTCGCATTTCCCCGGTCTGCCCGGTCCGGCTAAGTACAAGAGTGTGGATACTTTCGATGATTTGACCGCCAGGTTCACGCCAAGAGATCGAGCTATGGCAGTCAAGAAGATCATCGCCGAGGCAAAGCGTAAACGGTTTACTATGGCTGGTGCCTGCGCCAGCGAAAGCGGGGAGATTGCAATTATAAACTCCCTCGGCGTGCGTGCTTACCAGCCGCTGAGCGCGGCGTCGGTCAATATGATCGCGATGTCCGATACATCATCGGGGTATGCTTCGGCAACCTCGCGTCATGTAGCCGAACTGGATTTTGTGGGGTTGGCCAAAAGAGCGGTCGATAAGTGTGACCTGTCACAGAATCCGATCCAGGTCGAGCCGGGGGATTGGGAAGTCATTCTCGAGCCGGCGGCTGTGGCGGAGATGCTGGAATGGCTCAACTATGTGAGCTTTGGTTCTAAACCATTCGAGCAGAAGATGTCGTTCCTCTCGGGCAAGATCGGTCGCAAGCTGACTTCGGAGATGGTCTCTATCTATGATCATGGACTCGACACGAAATCTATTGCTTTCCCGTTTGATTTCGAAGGTATGCCGAAGAAAAAGGTCATGATCCTCGATAAAGGCGTTGCCAAAGGAGTGGTCCATGACCGAGCTTCGGCGCTGAAGGCCAAGACCAAATCTACAGGTCATGCGATCACGCCAGATGAAAACGACGAAGGCGCGTTTGGTTTCAATCTCTTTATGGCACCCGGCAAGGCGAAGGCCAACAAGATGGTCTCCCAGGTCAAGAAGGGGATTCTTGTCACGCGTTTCCATTATCTCAATGGTCTGATTGATCCGCGCAATTCAGTGTTGACCGGCATGACCCGCGACGGGACATTCTTGGTCGAGGATGGCGAGATTAAGAGCGGAATCAAGAACCTGCGTTTCACCGATTCATTCCTTAGAGCGTTCAAGACGACGAAGGCAATTTCTCGCGAACGGGAGCGGATTGCATCATGGTGGAGTGCGGTCGGATGCACGACAGTCCCAACGGTGCATCTGGGATCGTTCCGTTTCAGCGGTAAGACCGAGCACTAG
- a CDS encoding GNAT family N-acetyltransferase → MSEKPLADSEIEIVDFHRKYANMFRDINYEWLEEYFSIEPYDRIVLEDPQKNVLDLGGYILFAVVAGEVLGTCALLKHSPTMYELAKMGVSKPSRGLGVGRRLLDAAIDRARHLGTERLILTTSKQLLAANKLYESAGFKHTDERLAGPLPYKRETIVMTMKL, encoded by the coding sequence ATGTCGGAAAAACCACTCGCAGATTCAGAGATTGAGATCGTCGACTTCCATCGGAAGTATGCCAACATGTTCCGTGACATCAACTACGAATGGCTCGAGGAATACTTCTCGATCGAACCGTACGACCGAATCGTTCTGGAAGATCCCCAGAAAAACGTACTCGACCTGGGAGGATATATCCTTTTCGCTGTTGTAGCGGGTGAAGTTCTCGGAACCTGCGCCCTGCTCAAACACAGTCCCACGATGTACGAGTTGGCTAAGATGGGTGTTTCTAAACCCTCTCGCGGACTTGGAGTCGGGCGTCGACTATTGGATGCTGCAATTGACAGGGCACGTCATCTTGGAACCGAACGCCTGATTCTCACCACCAGCAAGCAGCTCCTTGCCGCCAATAAACTCTATGAGAGCGCCGGGTTCAAACATACCGACGAACGCCTGGCCGGGCCTCTTCCCTACAAGCGCGAAACAATCGTCATGACAATGAAGCTGTAA
- a CDS encoding mechanosensitive ion channel family protein — MKEQLANWLTDTGLTPQWAGYLSWVGVALGVIILAWVSNYIAKKIVLVAVGRVIRKTRTNWDDVLLERKVFTRLSHLAPAVVIYFSAYLFPPVQDILQRAANVYMILTGLLAFNAFLSAVIDIYRTFEMSKNRPIKGYIQIVKIFATVGVSIVVLAMMMNIQVWPILSGMGAMTAILLLIFKDSILGLVASIQLSGNDMVRIGDWIEMPKHGTDGDVIDITLNTVKIQNWDKTISTIPAYALISESFKNWRGMSESGGRRIKRSISLDMTSVKFCTPEMLDRLEKFELITDYIKSRRDEVTKDNEQQGVDTSVLVNGRNMTNIGTFRAYVVAYLRNHPKIHNDMTFLVRQLPPGEHGLPIEIYVFSNDQVWANYEAIQGDIFDHILAVIPEFDLRVYQYPAGSDIQKMGVVAE, encoded by the coding sequence ATGAAGGAGCAACTCGCAAACTGGTTGACCGATACAGGCCTGACTCCACAATGGGCTGGCTACCTGAGCTGGGTCGGAGTAGCCCTGGGAGTTATCATCCTGGCCTGGGTATCTAATTACATCGCCAAGAAGATCGTCCTGGTCGCGGTTGGTCGCGTTATCAGGAAGACACGCACCAATTGGGACGACGTTCTTCTCGAACGTAAAGTCTTTACCCGCCTATCTCATCTAGCCCCGGCGGTTGTCATCTATTTCTCTGCTTATCTTTTCCCGCCCGTACAGGATATTTTGCAGCGGGCCGCTAACGTCTACATGATCCTCACCGGACTGCTCGCATTCAACGCCTTTCTCAGTGCTGTAATAGACATCTATCGGACCTTTGAGATGTCGAAAAACCGCCCCATTAAGGGATACATTCAAATCGTTAAAATCTTCGCTACGGTTGGTGTAAGTATAGTCGTGCTGGCCATGATGATGAATATCCAGGTGTGGCCCATCCTCAGCGGCATGGGTGCCATGACTGCCATACTGCTGTTGATCTTCAAAGATTCCATCCTCGGTTTGGTGGCCAGCATTCAGCTTTCCGGCAACGATATGGTCCGCATCGGCGACTGGATCGAGATGCCGAAACATGGCACCGATGGCGATGTGATCGACATTACCCTAAACACCGTGAAGATTCAGAACTGGGATAAAACGATCTCGACCATCCCCGCTTATGCGCTGATCTCCGAATCGTTTAAGAACTGGCGCGGGATGAGTGAGTCCGGCGGACGGCGTATAAAACGTTCGATCAGTCTGGATATGACCAGCGTGAAGTTCTGTACGCCGGAGATGCTTGACCGACTCGAAAAGTTTGAGCTGATCACCGACTACATTAAGTCGCGGCGAGACGAAGTTACGAAAGACAACGAACAACAAGGTGTCGATACGTCAGTCCTTGTCAACGGTCGCAACATGACCAACATCGGAACCTTCCGAGCCTATGTTGTCGCCTACCTGCGCAATCATCCTAAAATTCATAACGATATGACTTTCCTTGTCCGCCAGCTTCCGCCGGGAGAACATGGTTTGCCGATTGAAATTTATGTTTTCAGCAATGATCAGGTCTGGGCCAACTATGAAGCAATCCAGGGGGATATTTTCGATCATATATTGGCAGTAATTCCGGAGTTTGACCTGCGTGTCTATCAATACCCTGCGGGAAGTGATATACAGAAGATGGGCGTGGTGGCAGAGTAG
- a CDS encoding TldD/PmbA family protein, protein MKEKLKETIALLRSKGVDYADCRLVRCEKESLKASDGNIDSMSRNLDVGVGIRVLSKGAWGFAATASLTSANLKKTANKALQIARASAMTVHEPVKLAEQEPFVDHYQTPYKKDPFEVPTDDKANLLVRACEELKKSKKIKTAEASMTFYKTSKLYVSTDGAVIEQDLLESGGGFNAVAFDGKEAQKRSYPNSFGGDFGTGGYEIIEKMKLLDNTDRVREEAIALLKAAPCPDTETTIIISGPMMALQVHESCGHPIELDRVLGTEISLAGGSFMTVDKFNKLQYGSKIVNITADATTRGGLGTFGYDDEGVKAQRTPIIKKGRFVGYLTSRETAPVVNQRSNGTMRADGWNRLPIIRMTNINLEPGKWELEDLIADTKKGIFFDLNKSWSIDDRRLNFQFGVEAAWEIKNGKLGRMFKNATYTGITPEFWNSCDAVCNRKHWHVWGVPNCGKGEPMQTAHVAHGTAPARFRNVKVGVTK, encoded by the coding sequence ATGAAAGAAAAGCTGAAGGAGACGATTGCACTGTTGCGAAGTAAGGGAGTCGATTATGCCGACTGTCGCTTGGTGCGATGCGAAAAAGAATCACTCAAAGCCTCGGATGGGAATATCGATTCGATGTCGCGCAATCTCGATGTCGGAGTCGGTATCCGGGTGCTTTCCAAAGGGGCATGGGGATTTGCCGCCACTGCTTCGTTGACATCGGCGAATCTGAAGAAGACCGCTAACAAGGCTCTTCAGATTGCCCGCGCCTCAGCTATGACCGTTCACGAGCCGGTCAAACTGGCCGAGCAGGAGCCGTTTGTCGATCACTACCAAACACCGTACAAGAAGGACCCGTTTGAGGTGCCGACTGATGACAAAGCTAACCTTCTGGTAAGGGCATGTGAAGAACTCAAGAAGTCAAAGAAGATCAAGACAGCAGAGGCTTCAATGACTTTCTACAAGACTTCTAAGTTGTACGTGTCCACCGATGGAGCTGTGATTGAACAGGACTTGCTCGAATCGGGCGGAGGCTTCAACGCGGTCGCTTTCGACGGCAAGGAAGCCCAGAAACGATCTTACCCGAATTCGTTCGGAGGAGACTTCGGTACTGGTGGCTACGAGATAATCGAAAAGATGAAACTTCTCGACAACACTGACCGTGTTCGTGAAGAGGCTATCGCGCTGCTCAAAGCGGCTCCATGTCCTGACACCGAGACGACAATTATCATTAGCGGTCCGATGATGGCGCTACAAGTTCATGAATCATGCGGCCACCCGATCGAGCTTGATCGTGTGCTTGGAACCGAGATTTCGCTGGCTGGTGGATCGTTCATGACGGTGGACAAGTTCAACAAGCTGCAATACGGCTCAAAAATTGTCAACATCACTGCTGACGCTACCACTCGTGGAGGGTTGGGGACGTTTGGCTATGATGACGAGGGTGTGAAGGCGCAACGGACACCGATTATCAAGAAGGGTCGTTTTGTTGGCTATCTCACCAGTCGTGAAACTGCTCCTGTGGTAAATCAACGCTCAAATGGAACCATGCGGGCCGATGGCTGGAATCGTCTGCCCATTATTCGTATGACCAATATCAATCTTGAGCCGGGGAAGTGGGAGCTTGAAGACCTCATCGCCGACACGAAGAAAGGTATCTTCTTCGATCTCAACAAGAGTTGGTCTATCGATGACCGCCGACTCAATTTTCAGTTTGGTGTTGAAGCTGCCTGGGAGATCAAGAACGGCAAGCTGGGTCGGATGTTCAAGAACGCCACCTACACCGGTATCACCCCGGAGTTCTGGAACTCATGTGATGCCGTTTGCAACCGTAAACATTGGCATGTGTGGGGTGTCCCGAACTGTGGCAAAGGGGAGCCGATGCAAACGGCCCATGTTGCCCACGGGACAGCACCAGCGCGGTTCCGTAATGTGAAAGTCGGGGTGACAAAATGA
- a CDS encoding ornithine cyclodeaminase family protein gives MPLLLNKDDVAKVLNMADCMDVVEKAFAELANGTAVLPLRIPITPPDGLALYMPAYLKELGALACKVVTVYKNNPTQHDLPTVIGKVLVQDPVTGDVVCIMDGGYLTAVRTGAASGVATRYLARKTDGQVAGIFGAGVQAKMQLWAVAEARKLSRALVFDLADDAVGRFIDEMGSKLGVEIVKADSADAILEQADIICTATSSPTPIFDGSKVRAGVHINGIGSHTPGARELDTAIVKKSTFIADSVEACLKEAGDIMIPIADGELTAGHIKAELGEVVTGKKPARSNDDEITLFKSNGLAIQDVATAKLVYDKALAAGIGTNVDF, from the coding sequence ATGCCCTTGCTCCTTAACAAAGATGATGTAGCCAAGGTGCTCAATATGGCTGACTGCATGGATGTAGTCGAGAAGGCATTTGCCGAACTTGCCAACGGCACTGCGGTTCTACCGCTTCGCATTCCGATTACTCCCCCCGATGGCCTGGCGCTGTACATGCCGGCCTACCTCAAAGAGCTGGGTGCTCTGGCGTGCAAAGTTGTGACCGTGTACAAAAACAACCCGACGCAACACGATCTGCCGACCGTTATCGGCAAAGTTCTGGTGCAGGATCCTGTGACCGGTGATGTGGTTTGTATTATGGATGGCGGTTATCTCACTGCTGTGCGTACTGGAGCCGCCAGCGGGGTAGCCACGCGTTATCTGGCTCGTAAGACCGACGGTCAGGTGGCGGGGATATTTGGCGCCGGCGTGCAGGCCAAAATGCAACTGTGGGCTGTGGCAGAAGCAAGAAAGCTCTCGCGAGCTTTGGTCTTCGATCTCGCTGATGATGCGGTCGGCCGGTTCATAGATGAGATGGGTTCCAAGCTCGGAGTGGAAATTGTCAAAGCCGATTCGGCCGATGCGATTCTCGAACAGGCAGATATTATCTGTACCGCTACTTCATCGCCCACGCCGATTTTTGACGGCAGCAAGGTTCGTGCTGGAGTGCATATCAACGGCATCGGAAGTCATACGCCCGGTGCTCGCGAACTTGACACGGCCATAGTGAAGAAATCAACTTTCATCGCCGACTCGGTCGAGGCCTGTCTCAAGGAGGCGGGCGACATTATGATTCCCATTGCCGACGGTGAGTTGACCGCTGGTCATATTAAGGCCGAGCTGGGTGAAGTTGTAACCGGTAAGAAACCGGCTCGATCAAATGACGACGAGATCACACTGTTCAAATCCAACGGTTTGGCTATTCAGGATGTAGCGACAGCCAAACTGGTATATGATAAGGCGCTCGCGGCCGGCATAGGGACGAACGTGGATTTCTAA
- a CDS encoding HDOD domain-containing protein — MTTSATTENTYAKVIDVNDFGVDEMTSTEADIGAIIDVEIVPTLPAYVHLIEEELNREDPNPARIAELMAQDIGLVTRVLRLANSTIYSRSTIKVATIGEAVQRIGIREVRGICLMVALAPMFAVSDPHLNLKMLWKHSLAVALASKVLHRHCPKDIQKQLSTEVLYIAGMLHDIGLIVLAQQTPDAFSEVRRLHSERNDPFCDCERAVLGFSHTDISFMVLQRWNFPDLLTEVAQYHHEYDQAQGKAALHARVIHVADCICNLHGNCDNFEGLAEPYDCDAWNDLGMDESHIGIITEEIDRMMENAEIFALLS; from the coding sequence ATGACAACAAGTGCAACTACCGAGAATACTTACGCTAAAGTAATCGATGTCAATGATTTCGGGGTCGATGAAATGACCTCTACTGAGGCTGATATTGGAGCGATTATTGACGTTGAGATCGTTCCGACTCTACCGGCGTATGTTCACCTGATTGAAGAAGAGCTTAATCGGGAAGATCCCAATCCGGCTCGTATTGCGGAACTTATGGCGCAGGATATTGGCCTTGTGACTCGTGTGCTCAGACTGGCCAATTCGACCATCTACAGTCGTTCAACGATCAAAGTTGCAACCATAGGCGAAGCAGTTCAACGCATTGGTATACGGGAGGTTCGGGGTATTTGCCTGATGGTGGCCCTGGCACCCATGTTTGCAGTTTCGGATCCTCATCTGAACCTGAAAATGCTTTGGAAGCATTCTCTGGCCGTTGCTTTGGCTTCGAAAGTGCTACATCGGCACTGCCCGAAAGATATTCAGAAACAACTCTCGACCGAAGTTCTCTATATTGCCGGGATGCTTCACGATATCGGATTGATTGTGTTGGCTCAACAGACCCCGGATGCTTTCAGCGAGGTCAGACGTCTCCATTCCGAAAGGAATGATCCTTTTTGCGACTGCGAGCGGGCGGTACTTGGTTTCTCGCATACCGACATCAGTTTTATGGTACTGCAACGCTGGAATTTCCCCGATCTTCTGACCGAAGTTGCGCAGTATCATCATGAGTACGATCAGGCTCAAGGCAAAGCTGCTCTGCATGCCCGAGTTATTCACGTCGCCGATTGCATCTGCAACCTGCACGGCAATTGCGACAATTTCGAGGGACTTGCTGAACCATATGATTGCGATGCCTGGAACGATCTTGGTATGGATGAAAGTCACATTGGTATTATCACCGAAGAGATCGACCGAATGATGGAAAATGCCGAAATTTTCGCTCTGCTAAGCTAA
- the rsfS gene encoding ribosome silencing factor codes for MKQQQSAELAHRIAQIAYDKKGFDVKILNLQNLSSVCDYFVIVSGAVDTQVKAIAEAINDGLREEGIRPYHIEGMNEGNWILLDYIDVVVHVFREPTRQFYALEKLWGDAPIEALTEE; via the coding sequence TTGAAACAGCAGCAATCTGCCGAACTTGCCCACCGCATTGCCCAAATCGCATACGACAAGAAGGGATTTGATGTAAAAATCCTCAACTTGCAGAATCTCTCATCGGTTTGCGACTACTTCGTCATCGTCTCAGGTGCGGTCGACACTCAGGTCAAAGCAATTGCCGAAGCCATTAATGATGGTCTTCGCGAAGAGGGCATCAGACCCTACCACATTGAAGGGATGAACGAGGGAAACTGGATTCTGCTGGACTACATAGACGTCGTGGTGCATGTCTTCCGAGAACCAACCAGGCAATTCTATGCCCTGGAGAAACTTTGGGGAGATGCGCCAATTGAAGCTTTGACGGAAGAATAG
- a CDS encoding class I SAM-dependent methyltransferase, which translates to MSFIADGGSLFEGFRGVTNSPYSRPQIYDIAFRFRDFSLAVDFLTEASAQAGMKEITSVVELGCGPAQYVREFASRGIKTYGIDLSPEMVSYATDLCTKDNLPCRIIEDDMRSFELPQQVDLAVCMIATIHLLLTNEDIVTHLRCVADNLKPHGLYIIEMTHPRDIFPSEKGVQDKWELEGDGIKVETDWGTDAVMDLITEIKTGTVKYAVTHGLKTERFEFREKWRAIPFGLIRALIELSGRFELAATYGDLDVNKPFDSDKDSWRMMLVLRKIACEPAGSKTSG; encoded by the coding sequence ATGAGTTTTATTGCGGATGGCGGTTCTCTATTTGAAGGATTCAGAGGTGTGACTAATTCTCCTTATTCCAGACCTCAGATCTACGACATAGCCTTCAGGTTCCGTGACTTCTCACTGGCCGTCGATTTTCTGACCGAGGCGTCGGCACAAGCCGGGATGAAAGAAATAACGTCCGTGGTGGAGCTTGGGTGTGGTCCGGCTCAATATGTCCGTGAGTTTGCCAGTCGGGGGATCAAAACCTATGGTATCGACCTCTCGCCAGAGATGGTTTCTTACGCCACCGATCTATGCACGAAAGACAACTTACCGTGTCGTATTATCGAAGACGATATGCGTTCCTTTGAGCTTCCCCAACAAGTCGATCTTGCCGTCTGCATGATAGCTACCATTCACCTGCTGTTGACCAATGAGGACATAGTCACGCATCTGCGATGCGTCGCCGATAATCTCAAACCGCACGGCCTCTATATCATCGAAATGACTCATCCGCGAGACATCTTCCCCAGCGAAAAGGGCGTACAGGATAAATGGGAACTAGAGGGCGATGGAATCAAGGTTGAGACCGACTGGGGTACCGATGCAGTGATGGACCTCATAACCGAGATCAAAACCGGCACAGTCAAGTACGCCGTGACTCATGGTCTGAAGACGGAACGCTTTGAGTTCAGAGAGAAGTGGCGCGCTATACCATTCGGTTTGATACGCGCATTGATTGAGCTGTCAGGACGATTCGAGCTGGCAGCTACCTATGGCGACCTCGACGTTAACAAACCGTTTGACAGCGACAAGGATTCCTGGCGGATGATGCTTGTACTACGGAAAATCGCCTGCGAGCCGGCAGGCTCAAAAACATCCGGTTAA
- a CDS encoding tyrosine phenol-lyase, which produces MKYIPEPFKIKTIEPIKMTTRKDRQKAIEEAGYNTFLLKSEDVFIDLLTDSGTCAMSDAHWAAMQLGDEAYAGSKNFYDLEKTIQDVFGYKHIVPTHQGRAAEHIMSQLLIKDGDYVPGNMFFTTTRLHQELAGGKFVDVIVDEAHDPSSEFPFKGNIDIAKMQRLVDEVGADKIPYVSYETCVNMAGGQPVSMANARELRAFCDKHNIKIMLDNTRTIENAYFIQKREEGYANKSVKEIVKEICSLTDGCTCSSKKDCLVNIGGFLAMNDEDFFIQAKAQVVVYEGLHTYGGMAGRDMAALAQGIRESVETDDYIRYRVEQTNYLGELLAAAGVPHVVPHGGHAIFLNAREFLPHVDQEQFPAQALAAAIYVETGVRAMERGNVSSGRDPETGQNRKPKLELVRLTIPRRVYTQNHLDFTAEGIIELYIRRDQIQGLKFVFEPVQLRFFQARFEPLALTGKRVTEKAPQS; this is translated from the coding sequence GTGAAATACATACCGGAACCATTCAAAATCAAAACGATCGAACCGATCAAGATGACCACCCGAAAGGATCGTCAGAAGGCGATTGAAGAAGCGGGCTACAACACATTCCTGCTGAAAAGCGAGGACGTCTTCATCGATCTGTTGACCGATAGTGGCACATGTGCCATGAGCGACGCCCATTGGGCGGCGATGCAACTGGGTGATGAAGCGTATGCCGGTAGCAAGAACTTCTATGACCTAGAGAAAACTATTCAAGATGTATTCGGCTACAAACACATTGTTCCGACTCACCAGGGCCGTGCCGCTGAACACATCATGTCCCAGCTGCTGATTAAAGACGGAGACTATGTTCCAGGCAACATGTTCTTCACCACTACCCGTCTACATCAGGAGTTAGCAGGTGGCAAATTTGTTGATGTTATCGTGGATGAAGCCCATGATCCCTCCAGTGAATTCCCGTTCAAAGGCAACATCGACATTGCCAAGATGCAGCGTCTTGTTGACGAAGTGGGCGCGGACAAGATTCCGTATGTCAGCTACGAGACCTGCGTCAACATGGCTGGCGGGCAGCCTGTCTCAATGGCCAACGCTCGCGAACTGCGTGCCTTCTGCGATAAGCACAACATCAAGATAATGCTGGACAACACGCGTACCATAGAAAACGCGTATTTCATTCAAAAGCGTGAGGAAGGCTACGCCAATAAGTCCGTCAAGGAAATCGTCAAAGAGATTTGTTCTCTGACCGACGGTTGCACCTGTTCGTCCAAGAAGGATTGCCTGGTGAATATTGGCGGCTTCCTGGCTATGAACGATGAGGATTTCTTCATCCAGGCCAAAGCTCAGGTTGTCGTCTATGAAGGACTCCACACCTATGGCGGTATGGCCGGGCGCGATATGGCTGCCCTGGCTCAGGGAATCCGTGAGTCAGTAGAAACCGACGACTACATCAGATATCGTGTGGAACAAACCAACTACCTTGGCGAACTGCTAGCAGCCGCAGGTGTCCCGCATGTTGTACCTCATGGCGGCCATGCTATCTTCCTGAATGCCCGCGAATTCCTGCCCCACGTCGATCAGGAGCAATTCCCCGCTCAGGCTCTGGCGGCAGCGATTTACGTTGAGACCGGCGTTCGAGCCATGGAACGTGGGAATGTCTCCTCCGGACGTGATCCCGAAACCGGCCAGAACAGGAAACCAAAGCTGGAATTGGTACGGCTAACCATCCCGCGACGCGTCTATACCCAGAATCACCTTGATTTCACCGCTGAAGGGATCATTGAGTTATACATAAGGCGTGATCAGATCCAGGGATTGAAGTTTGTTTTTGAACCTGTCCAGTTGCGGTTTTTCCAGGCCCGGTTTGAACCTCTGGCTCTGACGGGTAAACGTGTTACCGAGAAGGCTCCCCAGTCCTGA